Proteins encoded together in one Anaerotignum propionicum DSM 1682 window:
- a CDS encoding dihydrolipoamide acetyltransferase family protein, translating to MAFEVKMPQLGLTMEEGTVTRWVKKEGEAVKAGDVIVEITTDKLTSEVESEFDGTMLKIVAQEGEDIPVKGLLAYIGEPGETVGSAEAAPATAPVVEVAPVVAAPLAAVAVTATGRVRISPLARKTATKMGIDYTNVKGSGPAGRIVQKDILTAAQSAPVVATVATQAAASTPAPVIASGSIDLMEGDEVVKLAGMRKVVAERMAQSRREIPSVTQNVKIDVTNLMKFRKQVNEDLGVKYSVNDFILKAVAKALKNNKHILVTLDGDKIIKRAHVNVGMAVALDEGLIVPVLKDIDKMSLEEISATAKDLAERARTNKLGMDEYKGSTFSISNLGMFGVETFDPIVNQPDSGILGVCAVQDELVMDDEGNISKRQFMRISFTFDHRLIDGATAAKFELAIKELLENPMKILL from the coding sequence ATGGCTTTTGAAGTAAAGATGCCTCAGCTGGGCCTTACCATGGAAGAAGGTACCGTAACCAGATGGGTGAAAAAAGAAGGCGAAGCGGTGAAAGCCGGCGACGTTATTGTTGAGATTACAACAGATAAATTGACAAGCGAAGTAGAAAGCGAATTTGACGGAACAATGTTAAAAATCGTTGCACAAGAAGGGGAAGATATTCCTGTAAAAGGCTTGTTGGCATATATTGGAGAGCCCGGTGAGACAGTGGGCAGTGCAGAAGCAGCACCAGCGACAGCACCTGTGGTAGAGGTGGCACCTGTTGTGGCAGCACCTCTGGCAGCAGTGGCTGTTACAGCTACTGGCAGAGTACGTATCTCTCCTTTGGCGAGAAAAACAGCAACAAAAATGGGGATTGATTACACAAACGTTAAGGGCTCCGGTCCAGCAGGACGTATTGTACAAAAGGATATTCTGACAGCAGCACAAAGTGCACCTGTTGTGGCAACGGTGGCTACACAAGCAGCAGCATCCACACCTGCACCTGTTATAGCTTCCGGTTCCATTGATTTAATGGAAGGTGACGAAGTTGTGAAATTGGCGGGTATGAGAAAAGTTGTTGCAGAACGTATGGCACAGTCTCGCAGAGAAATTCCCAGCGTGACACAGAACGTGAAGATTGACGTAACCAACTTGATGAAATTCCGCAAGCAGGTTAACGAAGACCTTGGCGTAAAATATTCCGTAAACGACTTTATCTTAAAGGCAGTTGCAAAGGCTTTGAAAAATAACAAACACATCCTGGTAACATTAGATGGAGACAAAATCATCAAGCGTGCCCATGTGAATGTTGGTATGGCTGTTGCCTTGGATGAGGGCTTAATTGTTCCTGTTTTGAAGGATATTGATAAAATGAGTCTTGAGGAAATTTCTGCTACAGCAAAGGATTTGGCAGAAAGAGCAAGAACAAACAAACTGGGTATGGATGAATATAAAGGTTCCACTTTCTCCATTTCCAATCTGGGTATGTTTGGTGTAGAGACATTTGACCCCATTGTAAATCAGCCTGATTCCGGTATTTTGGGTGTATGCGCAGTACAGGATGAGTTGGTGATGGATGATGAGGGCAATATCTCAAAGAGACAATTTATGCGCATTTCCTTCACATTTGACCATAGACTGATTGATGGTGCAACAGCTGCCAAGTTTGAATTGGCAATCAAAGAGCTGTTGGAAAACCCTATGAAAATTTTACTTTAA
- a CDS encoding alpha-ketoacid dehydrogenase subunit beta — protein MSKVLSISKAIGEALHEEMARDENVIILGEDMGKMGNVFGITVGFQKEFGEHRVYDTPISESGFCGMAVGAAMRGIRPVVELMYDDFITVAADPIINQAAKMRYMTGGQATVPMVLRLPMGAGRRNAGQHSQCLENIFCHTPGLKVVAPSTAADAKGLLKSAVRDDDPVMFMEHKLLYAKKEELPEGEYTIPLGVADVKKEGTDLTIITWSRQVYFALEAAEELAKVGIHVEVLDLRTLVPLDWDAIVKSVSKTHNVIVLSEEVKRGSYAGEISAQIAEELFDELDAPVERVCGLNIVSPFSPTLEDENFPHPADIVKAVKKVLNK, from the coding sequence ATGAGTAAGGTATTAAGCATCAGCAAGGCAATTGGTGAAGCTTTGCATGAAGAAATGGCAAGAGATGAAAATGTAATTATCCTCGGCGAGGATATGGGGAAGATGGGTAATGTTTTTGGCATCACCGTTGGTTTCCAAAAAGAATTTGGCGAACACAGAGTATATGATACACCAATTTCCGAATCCGGTTTCTGCGGTATGGCGGTGGGTGCGGCAATGAGAGGTATTCGCCCTGTTGTAGAATTGATGTATGATGACTTTATTACAGTTGCGGCAGACCCTATTATTAATCAGGCAGCAAAGATGAGATATATGACAGGTGGTCAGGCAACAGTGCCAATGGTACTCAGATTACCAATGGGCGCAGGCAGAAGAAACGCAGGACAGCACTCTCAGTGTTTGGAGAATATTTTCTGTCACACACCAGGCTTGAAAGTTGTTGCGCCTTCTACAGCTGCTGATGCAAAAGGTCTTTTGAAATCCGCAGTGCGTGATGATGACCCTGTTATGTTTATGGAGCACAAGCTGTTATATGCGAAAAAAGAAGAATTACCTGAAGGCGAATATACAATTCCTTTGGGCGTTGCTGATGTAAAAAAAGAAGGAACAGATCTGACAATTATTACATGGAGCCGCCAAGTATACTTTGCTTTGGAAGCTGCCGAGGAATTGGCAAAAGTGGGCATTCATGTTGAAGTCCTTGACCTTCGTACATTAGTTCCTTTAGATTGGGATGCAATTGTGAAATCTGTTTCCAAGACACACAATGTTATCGTTCTTTCCGAGGAAGTAAAAAGAGGCAGCTATGCAGGTGAAATTTCTGCACAGATTGCAGAGGAATTATTTGATGAATTAGATGCACCGGTAGAACGTGTTTGCGGTCTGAATATTGTTTCTCCTTTCAGCCCTACACTGGAGGATGAAAACTTCCCTCACCCTGCAGATATTGTAAAAGCAGTGAAAAAAGTTCTGAATAAGTAA
- a CDS encoding thiamine pyrophosphate-dependent dehydrogenase E1 component subunit alpha, with protein sequence MAKKKYSKEMLIDLYRMMIRIRAFETRAAECFTKGMLAGNIHLCIGQEAVAAGACYALEKEDYMATTHRGHGHTIAKGGKLDKMLAELFGKKTGYCNGKGGSMHIADVEGLHHLGANGIVGAGIPIATGSALASKVLGDKHVTLCFFGDSASNQGTFHEAVNMAAAWKLPVVFLCENNKYGVSTNIHSVTNTDTIAVRAKGYDIPGTTVDGNDPVIVYEAVKEAADFARAGNGPSIVECITYRHQGHYCGDPANYRPAEYMENAHKDDGIPNMRARLLDEKVATEEELVAVEEEVKAEMDAAYEFAVASEYPDPSEATTDVYSSDNERSVAR encoded by the coding sequence TTGGCTAAGAAGAAATATTCAAAAGAAATGCTCATTGATTTGTATCGCATGATGATTCGTATCAGAGCATTTGAAACAAGAGCGGCTGAATGCTTCACAAAGGGAATGCTTGCAGGTAATATTCACCTGTGTATTGGTCAGGAGGCTGTAGCAGCGGGTGCTTGCTATGCCTTGGAAAAAGAAGATTATATGGCTACAACCCACAGAGGACACGGACATACCATTGCCAAAGGCGGCAAATTAGATAAAATGCTTGCCGAATTGTTTGGCAAGAAAACAGGATATTGCAATGGTAAAGGCGGTTCCATGCATATTGCGGATGTTGAAGGCCTGCATCACTTAGGTGCAAATGGTATCGTTGGTGCGGGAATTCCCATAGCTACCGGTTCCGCTTTGGCCTCTAAGGTTCTGGGAGACAAGCATGTTACACTTTGCTTCTTTGGTGACAGTGCTTCAAACCAGGGAACTTTTCATGAAGCGGTGAATATGGCGGCAGCTTGGAAGCTACCTGTTGTATTCCTATGTGAAAACAACAAATATGGTGTATCTACTAACATTCATTCAGTAACAAATACAGATACCATTGCAGTTCGCGCGAAAGGTTATGATATTCCCGGAACTACAGTAGATGGCAATGATCCCGTGATTGTTTACGAAGCAGTAAAAGAGGCAGCGGATTTTGCCAGAGCCGGCAACGGTCCATCTATTGTTGAATGTATCACATATCGTCATCAAGGACACTACTGCGGAGACCCTGCCAACTATCGTCCCGCTGAATATATGGAAAACGCACATAAAGATGATGGCATTCCCAACATGAGAGCAAGATTATTAGACGAAAAAGTTGCAACGGAAGAGGAACTGGTTGCCGTTGAAGAGGAAGTAAAGGCAGAGATGGATGCGGCCTATGAATTTGCTGTAGCATCTGAATACCCCGATCCTTCCGAAGCTACAACAGATGTTTATAGCTCTGATAATGAAAGGAGTGTTGCAAGATGA
- a CDS encoding TRAP transporter large permease, which yields MMTLILFGLFFVLVFLNVPIAISLGLAASVGLMYGQFPLSVIPGILYSGTAKFTLLAIPFFILAGSIMEYAGISKRLISFANACVGHRKGGLMAVVVIVACFFAAISGSGPATVAAIGPVLIPAMVKAGYGKDMPAALVSASGAIGIIIPPSIAYVVYASCTDVSVGALFTAGIIPGIVVGIAYYMAAAWDSRNNKEIIAQPKMSGKDRLIAFKDAFWGLMTPVIILGGIYAGIFTPTEAAGIAVIYGLIVGIFIYREIKLKDLYHIFMESAVSSATVMFIIAAAAVFAWILTTSQIASQLSQMVLAVSDNKYIILLLINIIFLIAGCFLDANSAFYILLPIIVPVLNAIDVSLLHAGVFLTVNMAIGMITPPVGINLYVGCNVAEIPVADICRKIIPFLIAGIVALFILTFIPDISLFLPRMIGQIK from the coding sequence ATGATGACTTTAATTCTTTTTGGGTTATTCTTTGTACTGGTATTCCTGAATGTACCCATTGCAATTTCTCTTGGTTTAGCAGCATCCGTTGGCTTAATGTACGGTCAGTTTCCACTTTCCGTTATTCCCGGCATCTTATATTCCGGCACAGCCAAGTTTACGTTGCTTGCGATTCCGTTCTTTATTTTAGCCGGTAGTATTATGGAATATGCCGGTATTTCCAAACGTTTAATTAGTTTTGCAAACGCTTGCGTTGGTCACAGAAAAGGTGGATTAATGGCAGTCGTTGTTATTGTTGCATGTTTCTTTGCTGCAATTTCAGGCTCAGGCCCCGCTACTGTTGCGGCGATTGGTCCTGTTTTGATTCCCGCAATGGTAAAGGCTGGCTATGGCAAAGATATGCCTGCTGCTTTGGTTAGTGCTTCCGGTGCCATCGGTATCATTATTCCACCAAGTATTGCGTATGTAGTTTACGCTTCTTGTACTGACGTTTCTGTTGGTGCACTGTTTACCGCTGGTATCATTCCCGGTATTGTTGTAGGTATTGCGTACTATATGGCAGCAGCATGGGATTCCAGAAACAACAAAGAAATTATTGCTCAACCTAAAATGAGTGGTAAGGACAGATTGATTGCTTTTAAGGATGCTTTCTGGGGATTGATGACACCAGTAATCATTCTAGGTGGTATTTACGCAGGTATCTTTACACCTACTGAAGCAGCAGGTATTGCTGTTATTTACGGTTTGATTGTGGGTATCTTTATTTACAGAGAAATTAAACTGAAAGATTTGTATCATATTTTTATGGAATCTGCCGTATCCTCTGCAACAGTAATGTTTATCATTGCAGCAGCAGCGGTATTTGCATGGATTTTAACGACAAGCCAGATTGCAAGTCAGCTGTCTCAGATGGTTCTTGCGGTAAGTGACAACAAATACATAATCTTACTGTTAATTAATATTATTTTCTTGATTGCAGGTTGCTTCCTTGATGCAAACTCTGCATTCTATATCCTGTTGCCTATTATAGTTCCTGTTTTGAACGCAATTGATGTAAGTCTGCTTCATGCAGGTGTTTTCTTGACAGTAAACATGGCAATCGGTATGATTACACCTCCTGTAGGTATTAACCTTTACGTTGGTTGTAATGTTGCAGAAATTCCAGTTGCAGATATTTGTAGAAAGATTATCCCTTTCCTCATTGCGGGTATCGTGGCACTGTTCATCTTAACCTTTATTCCTGACATCTCCTTGTTCTTGCCAAGAATGATTGGACAGATTAAGTAA
- a CDS encoding TRAP transporter small permease, with the protein MKLLSKILDYFEETLIILMMSYMAIMNFLNVVFRYCFANSFSFTEELTVTVFVWVTMLGVAAGFKRYAHLGMSFLVDLFHGKTKAMLALFSVVCSLIFMVLVFYFGIVMVQGQIAMGSTTPVLRMPQAVQGLSMPVGAVFVIIRIIQAGYLQVKGLWNEEKKGGTEA; encoded by the coding sequence ATGAAATTGCTTTCCAAAATACTTGATTATTTTGAAGAAACGCTCATCATTCTTATGATGTCCTATATGGCGATTATGAATTTCCTCAACGTTGTTTTTAGATATTGTTTTGCAAATTCTTTTTCCTTTACGGAAGAATTAACTGTTACAGTATTTGTATGGGTGACAATGTTGGGTGTTGCAGCCGGCTTTAAAAGATACGCTCACTTGGGTATGAGTTTTCTTGTTGATTTGTTCCACGGAAAAACAAAAGCGATGCTGGCATTATTCAGTGTGGTTTGCAGTTTAATCTTTATGGTACTTGTTTTCTATTTCGGCATAGTAATGGTACAGGGTCAGATTGCTATGGGCTCTACAACTCCTGTTTTGAGAATGCCTCAGGCAGTACAGGGGCTATCTATGCCTGTTGGTGCGGTTTTTGTTATCATTCGTATAATACAGGCAGGTTATCTTCAAGTGAAAGGCCTGTGGAATGAAGAAAAAAAGGGGGGTACTGAGGCATGA
- a CDS encoding DctP family TRAP transporter solute-binding subunit → MKKRLLAGIMCAVMALGVAGCGGGSKSSDGNSGGEVKAINLKMAVTPSETSVWMVAANEFKKLIEERTEGRYTVTIYGNEQLAAGDQTKGVEMLFNGTTDVDLHSSMIISNVVPELSVISMPWIFPNGYDSVDEYIFNEGSTGSEFIKKAVEAKGAHVVGIGENGFRQITNNKRPITSAADMSMLKVRVPAISLLVDVFKTLGADPTQMPFGEVFTALQQGAIDGQENPYDTIRSAKIQEVQKYMTIWNYCYDPIILSVSGNIWNKLSDEDKAIFDAAGKEACATQVAASRNMDAEIIEQFKGIGVEVNELSPEAIAEMKTVVAPVYDKYKEQFGAEAFAAFGYK, encoded by the coding sequence ATGAAAAAAAGATTATTAGCTGGTATTATGTGTGCTGTTATGGCTTTGGGCGTTGCAGGGTGTGGCGGCGGAAGCAAAAGCAGCGATGGTAACAGCGGCGGTGAAGTAAAGGCAATTAACCTGAAAATGGCAGTAACACCTTCTGAAACTAGTGTATGGATGGTGGCAGCAAATGAGTTTAAGAAATTAATTGAGGAACGTACCGAAGGCAGATATACGGTAACAATTTACGGAAATGAGCAGCTTGCAGCTGGCGATCAGACAAAGGGTGTTGAAATGTTATTCAACGGCACAACAGATGTTGACCTTCACTCTTCCATGATTATTTCTAACGTAGTACCTGAATTATCTGTAATCAGTATGCCTTGGATTTTCCCTAATGGCTATGACAGCGTTGATGAGTACATTTTCAATGAAGGTTCTACCGGTTCCGAATTTATTAAAAAAGCAGTTGAAGCAAAGGGTGCACATGTAGTTGGTATCGGCGAAAATGGTTTCCGTCAGATTACAAACAACAAGCGTCCTATTACATCAGCAGCTGATATGTCTATGCTGAAAGTTAGAGTACCTGCGATTTCTTTGTTGGTTGACGTATTTAAGACATTGGGTGCTGATCCTACACAGATGCCTTTCGGTGAAGTATTTACAGCTTTACAGCAGGGTGCAATTGATGGTCAGGAAAATCCTTATGACACAATCAGATCCGCAAAAATTCAGGAAGTTCAGAAATATATGACTATTTGGAATTACTGCTACGATCCAATTATTTTGAGTGTAAGCGGTAACATCTGGAATAAATTAAGTGATGAAGACAAGGCTATCTTCGACGCAGCTGGTAAAGAAGCATGTGCAACTCAGGTGGCAGCTTCCAGAAATATGGATGCTGAAATTATTGAACAGTTCAAGGGAATTGGTGTAGAAGTAAACGAATTGTCCCCTGAAGCTATTGCAGAGATGAAGACAGTTGTTGCTCCTGTTTATGACAAATATAAAGAGCAGTTTGGCGCAGAAGCTTTTGCAGCATTTGGCTACAAATAA
- a CDS encoding FadR/GntR family transcriptional regulator translates to MDYYKGRLSLSDEVYNQILEQITSGEWKVGDKLPSESKLCSMFGVSRTSVRAALQNLQGSGIVVTMQGVGSFVHRNPEQGVTNEEPPEALKSSDISSEEFKEFFEFRQAIEFKAIEFFVRRATKENEDVLKDLVEKMQEAAKIDDRASFTQYDLDFHMAIIEGAKNVFLYNSMLNYKDIFSHYMEEITRLTDKPLTVLAEEHVELYTYLIEKKPKWAKDYLFCDNTYYHVAYFNGR, encoded by the coding sequence ATGGATTACTATAAAGGCAGATTGTCACTGAGTGACGAGGTTTATAATCAAATTTTAGAGCAGATTACCAGCGGGGAGTGGAAAGTTGGAGATAAGCTTCCTTCTGAAAGCAAACTTTGCAGCATGTTTGGTGTGAGTAGAACCAGTGTTAGGGCTGCGCTGCAAAATTTACAAGGCAGTGGTATTGTGGTTACAATGCAGGGTGTTGGTTCCTTTGTACATAGAAATCCCGAACAGGGAGTTACGAATGAGGAGCCGCCAGAAGCTTTAAAATCCTCGGATATTTCAAGTGAAGAATTTAAAGAATTTTTTGAATTCAGACAGGCCATTGAGTTTAAAGCAATCGAATTTTTTGTGAGAAGAGCCACAAAGGAAAATGAAGATGTTTTAAAAGACTTGGTTGAAAAGATGCAGGAAGCAGCAAAAATTGATGACAGGGCTTCTTTTACACAGTATGACCTAGATTTTCATATGGCCATCATTGAAGGGGCAAAAAATGTTTTTCTTTATAATTCCATGCTAAATTATAAAGATATTTTTTCTCATTACATGGAAGAGATTACTCGATTGACTGATAAACCACTAACCGTTTTAGCGGAAGAGCATGTGGAACTTTACACCTATTTGATTGAAAAGAAGCCAAAATGGGCGAAGGACTACTTGTTCTGTGATAACACATATTATCACGTTGCATACTTTAACGGTCGTTAA